Proteins co-encoded in one uncultured Draconibacterium sp. genomic window:
- a CDS encoding S8 family serine peptidase translates to MRYTIILLGALLLGVQQINAQNYFWIGFTDKNNSEYSLDQPEMYLSERAIQRRINQNIALDSLDLPVNQNYIDSVLTLNVALVHASKWLNGITVRCDSATLADSLGYWSFIREVQLTKPDISTKSIFNKFADENFADVTPIDTSLYGSSVHQVGIMEGQLLHNENFRGQGMQIAVLDAGFYKVDELPAFDSLWTNNQILGTKDFVNPNDEFFLTYSHGMSVLSCMGGNIPGELIGTAPKASYWLLRSEDNGSEYIVEEDNWVAAAEFADSVGVDIINSSLGYTEFQDPSTNHTYADMDGNTTRVTRGANIAASRGILVFSSAGNERDKSWFRIVAPSDGINVIGVGAVDMDFEPAYFSSAGPAVDGALKPNVSAMGYQTTLQRSYGTVGLANGTSFSSPVLAGMAASLWQAYPEKTAIEIKDAVEKSGHLYNSPDSLQGYGVPNMQVACSLLNPASAEITPHNKSWTIFPNPVKDRIVLQSKTNLQADQLDIKLYALDGRVVDSWQLPAAPTVTLNNLGTTESGIFVLLVKTKTGVETFKINKIR, encoded by the coding sequence ATGAGGTATACAATAATACTCCTTGGCGCGCTGTTATTGGGGGTGCAACAAATCAATGCACAGAATTATTTCTGGATCGGTTTTACCGATAAAAATAATTCTGAGTATTCGCTTGATCAACCTGAAATGTATCTTTCTGAGCGGGCTATTCAGCGTCGTATCAACCAAAATATTGCTCTCGACTCTTTAGATCTTCCGGTAAATCAGAATTATATCGACTCGGTGCTCACGCTTAATGTGGCATTGGTGCATGCCTCAAAATGGTTGAATGGTATTACCGTTCGCTGTGATTCGGCAACATTGGCCGACAGTCTCGGGTATTGGAGTTTTATTCGGGAGGTTCAACTAACGAAACCGGACATAAGTACCAAAAGTATATTTAATAAGTTCGCGGATGAAAATTTTGCAGATGTCACACCTATAGATACTTCACTGTATGGTAGTTCTGTTCATCAGGTAGGTATAATGGAAGGGCAGTTATTGCATAATGAGAACTTTCGGGGCCAGGGGATGCAAATTGCCGTTTTAGATGCCGGCTTTTACAAAGTTGATGAGCTACCTGCTTTCGACAGCTTGTGGACGAACAATCAGATTCTGGGAACAAAGGATTTTGTCAATCCGAACGATGAATTCTTTTTAACTTATTCGCATGGAATGAGTGTGTTGTCGTGTATGGGGGGAAATATTCCCGGAGAACTGATCGGTACTGCGCCAAAAGCTTCTTATTGGTTATTGCGCTCGGAAGACAATGGTTCAGAATACATTGTTGAAGAAGATAACTGGGTCGCCGCAGCCGAATTTGCCGATAGTGTTGGAGTCGATATTATTAATTCTTCGTTAGGATATACCGAATTTCAGGATCCCTCTACCAATCATACTTATGCCGACATGGACGGAAATACAACACGTGTTACAAGGGGAGCAAATATTGCTGCCTCGCGCGGTATTTTGGTCTTTTCAAGTGCCGGAAACGAGCGGGATAAATCTTGGTTTCGAATTGTGGCACCATCCGACGGGATAAATGTAATTGGTGTTGGAGCAGTGGATATGGATTTTGAGCCGGCCTATTTTTCATCTGCCGGTCCGGCTGTTGATGGGGCTTTAAAACCGAATGTGTCGGCAATGGGCTACCAAACCACTTTGCAACGATCTTACGGAACTGTTGGATTAGCTAATGGAACCTCATTTTCCTCGCCGGTATTGGCCGGAATGGCGGCCTCGCTGTGGCAGGCTTACCCCGAAAAAACAGCCATAGAAATAAAAGATGCCGTGGAGAAAAGCGGACACCTGTATAATTCGCCTGATTCGTTGCAAGGCTACGGAGTTCCGAATATGCAAGTGGCGTGTTCTTTATTGAATCCCGCATCGGCAGAAATAACACCACATAATAAAAGCTGGACTATTTTTCCCAACCCGGTAAAAGATCGGATTGTATTGCAGTCGAAAACAAACTTGCAGGCTGACCAACTTGATATAAAACTTTATGCACTGGATGGTCGGGTAGTAGACAGTTGGCAACTTCCGGCTGCCCCCACTGTTACGCTAAATAATCTGGGAACCACAGAGTCGGGAATTTTTGTGCTTCTGGTAAAAACAAAAACCGGAGTTGAAACCTTTAAGATCAATAAAATCAGGTAA
- the xseA gene encoding exodeoxyribonuclease VII large subunit has translation MNQQLTLSELNQKIKDALLDAFPGTVWVVAEVSELKHNRSGHCYLELVEKEGNTITARSRATIWSYTYRMLKPYFETSTGQLFSEGIKVLVQATVEYHPAYGLSLNIRDIDPTYTVGDMAMQRKEIINRLKAEGVFAMNKELELPLVPQKIAVISSATAAGYQDFMNQLENNEYGFKFYPKLFEAYMQGAETVPSIIHALERIFIHDDFFDAVAIIRGGGATADLSSFDDYDLAMNITQFSLPVITGIGHEKDDTIIDMVAHTRMKTPTAVAEFFVNGVERYYERLLELENDIVQLTREMLDMQQEKLERVAEGLKYSVAEFINDRQKQLNKRGNELQQNVSRFSFKRHNELSNLKHNLDSGLSVWFVEAKNDIGKKQRIMRRLVGEAVFKEDAKLSHQQDLLSGRVRNVLAKERDRILINENSVRLLNPENVLKRGFTLTMKEGKIIKSSKDVVVGDELETRFADGTVESKITKK, from the coding sequence ATGAACCAGCAACTCACCCTTTCGGAATTGAACCAAAAAATTAAAGATGCATTGCTTGATGCGTTTCCGGGAACGGTATGGGTAGTTGCGGAGGTGAGCGAGTTAAAGCATAACCGAAGTGGGCACTGTTACCTGGAGTTGGTTGAAAAAGAAGGCAACACCATAACGGCGAGATCGCGGGCAACCATTTGGTCGTACACTTATCGCATGTTAAAGCCTTATTTTGAAACCAGTACCGGGCAACTTTTTAGCGAGGGAATAAAAGTGTTGGTTCAGGCAACGGTTGAATATCATCCGGCGTATGGTTTAAGTTTAAATATTAGAGACATAGACCCGACTTACACGGTTGGCGACATGGCCATGCAGCGAAAAGAGATTATAAATCGTTTGAAGGCCGAAGGTGTTTTTGCTATGAACAAGGAATTGGAGTTGCCGCTGGTGCCTCAAAAAATCGCTGTTATTTCGTCGGCAACTGCTGCGGGTTATCAGGATTTTATGAACCAGTTGGAAAACAACGAATACGGTTTTAAATTCTACCCTAAACTGTTCGAGGCTTATATGCAGGGAGCGGAAACCGTTCCCTCAATTATTCATGCGCTGGAACGGATTTTTATACACGACGACTTTTTTGATGCCGTAGCAATTATTCGAGGCGGTGGGGCAACGGCCGACCTGAGTAGTTTTGATGATTACGACTTGGCGATGAACATTACCCAGTTTTCGCTGCCGGTAATTACCGGAATTGGCCATGAAAAAGATGATACGATTATCGACATGGTTGCGCACACCCGCATGAAAACACCAACGGCAGTAGCCGAATTTTTTGTAAACGGTGTTGAACGCTACTACGAGCGTTTACTCGAACTTGAAAATGATATTGTGCAGTTAACCCGCGAAATGTTGGATATGCAGCAGGAAAAGCTGGAGCGAGTTGCTGAAGGATTAAAGTATTCAGTAGCCGAATTTATTAACGACAGGCAAAAGCAGTTAAACAAACGCGGTAACGAGTTGCAGCAAAATGTTAGTCGGTTTTCGTTTAAAAGACACAACGAATTGAGTAACCTGAAACATAACCTTGATTCAGGACTTTCAGTGTGGTTTGTAGAAGCGAAGAACGATATTGGCAAAAAGCAACGAATTATGCGGAGGCTTGTTGGAGAGGCTGTGTTTAAAGAGGATGCAAAATTAAGTCATCAACAGGATCTGTTATCAGGGCGTGTGCGAAATGTGCTTGCAAAAGAGCGTGATCGCATCCTGATAAACGAAAACTCAGTACGTCTATTGAATCCTGAAAATGTATTAAAGAGAGGATTTACATTAACTATGAAAGAAGGAAAAATAATAAAATCGAGCAAAGATGTTGTGGTTGGCGATGAGCTTGAAACCCGATTTGCCGATGGAACTGTAGAAAGTAAAATCACAAAAAAATAA
- a CDS encoding DUF5009 domain-containing protein, which yields MATKSLRTEPQKRLQSLDVLRGFDMFWITGGGILATAISKITGADWLGHQIHHAEWAGFHFEDLIFPLFMFIAGVAIPFSIIAKIEKNVPKKRLALKALKRMVILIILGILYNGTFQNGFADGRIASVLGQIGIGYFFASLIVIYFHSFKSRIYWMIGILAGFGIIQLLIPVPGVGAGVLTPEGCINGYIDQLFLPGRLYGGTFDPEGIMCSLSATGITLMGTIAGNILRNRKTTDWQKIGNMAATGVGLIILALAFSTFYPIIKKCWTSTFNMLAGGISFLLMALFFLVIDHWEIRRWAFYFRVIGMNSIFVYLFVRIIDMKFIAEFFFGWITKPMDDAGELLILLFGLALIWGLLYYMYKKKIFLRV from the coding sequence ATGGCAACTAAATCATTACGGACTGAACCACAAAAAAGACTTCAATCGTTAGACGTACTTCGCGGATTTGATATGTTTTGGATAACCGGCGGCGGTATTTTGGCAACGGCAATCTCGAAAATAACCGGCGCTGACTGGCTGGGGCACCAAATACATCATGCCGAGTGGGCAGGCTTTCATTTCGAAGACCTGATCTTCCCGCTTTTTATGTTTATCGCCGGTGTTGCTATCCCCTTCTCGATAATAGCCAAAATTGAAAAAAACGTACCCAAAAAACGCCTTGCATTGAAAGCGCTGAAACGAATGGTTATTCTTATCATCCTTGGAATTCTGTACAACGGTACTTTCCAAAATGGTTTTGCCGATGGACGAATTGCCAGTGTACTGGGCCAAATTGGTATCGGTTATTTTTTTGCATCGCTTATTGTTATTTATTTCCATTCGTTTAAAAGCCGAATATATTGGATGATAGGCATTCTTGCAGGTTTTGGAATTATCCAGTTACTTATTCCTGTGCCGGGAGTTGGCGCCGGAGTATTGACTCCCGAAGGTTGTATTAACGGTTATATCGACCAGCTTTTTTTACCCGGACGATTATACGGCGGCACATTCGACCCCGAAGGAATAATGTGTAGTCTATCGGCTACAGGAATCACCTTGATGGGCACCATTGCCGGAAACATTCTGCGAAACCGCAAAACCACCGACTGGCAAAAAATTGGCAACATGGCTGCCACCGGAGTTGGACTGATCATACTGGCACTTGCTTTCTCCACCTTCTACCCTATTATTAAAAAATGCTGGACATCAACATTTAATATGCTTGCCGGTGGAATTAGTTTTCTGCTGATGGCTTTGTTCTTCCTCGTTATCGACCATTGGGAAATACGTCGCTGGGCGTTCTATTTTAGGGTAATTGGGATGAATTCCATTTTCGTTTACCTATTTGTACGTATCATTGATATGAAGTTTATAGCCGAATTTTTCTTTGGTTGGATTACCAAACCGATGGACGACGCAGGAGAATTACTTATACTGCTGTTTGGACTTGCACTCATTTGGGGATTACTTTATTACATGTACAAAAAGAAGATTTTCCTGCGGGTTTAA
- the dnaK gene encoding molecular chaperone DnaK — protein MGKIIGIDLGTTNSCVSVMEGNEPVVIPNSEGKRTTPSIVAFVENGERKVGDPAKRQAITNPTKTIFSIKRFMGETFDQVSKEVNRVPYKVVKGDNNTPRVEIDDRKYSPQEISAMTLQKMKKTAEDYLGQEVTEAVVTVPAYFSDSQRQATKEAGEIAGLTVRRIINEPTAASLAYGLDKMDKDMKIAVFDLGGGTFDISILELGDGVFEVKSTDGDTHLGGDDFDQVIIDWLADEFNNEEGIDLRKDPMALQRLKEAAEKAKIELSSSSQTEINLPYIMPVNGIPKHLVKTLSRSKFEQLADTLINATIEPCRKALKNAGMSASDVDEVILVGGSTRIPAIQEKVKEFFGKEASKGVNPDEVVAIGAAIQGGVLTGEVKDVLLLDVTPLSLGIETMGGVMTKLIESNTTIPTKKSETFTTAADNQPSVEIHVLQGERPIASGNKTIGRFHLDGIPPAPRGVPQVEVTFDIDANGILHVHAKDKATGKSQSIRIEASSGLSDDEINRMKSEAEANAEADKQAKETADKINQADSLIFQTEKQLKEYGDKLPADKKGPIEDALKKLKEAHASKDLAAIDAAMNELNTVFQAASQEMYNASQAQGGAEGPQGGPQADPNAGAQGGDSKGDDGEVTDVDFEEVK, from the coding sequence ATGGGAAAAATTATCGGAATTGACTTAGGAACCACAAACTCTTGTGTTTCTGTAATGGAAGGTAACGAGCCTGTAGTTATCCCTAACAGCGAGGGAAAACGTACAACACCTTCTATCGTTGCTTTCGTTGAAAACGGAGAACGCAAAGTTGGTGATCCTGCAAAACGTCAGGCAATCACTAACCCTACAAAAACAATCTTCTCAATCAAACGATTCATGGGAGAAACTTTTGATCAGGTATCAAAAGAAGTAAACCGTGTACCTTATAAAGTAGTAAAAGGCGATAACAATACTCCACGTGTTGAGATCGACGACCGTAAATATTCGCCACAGGAAATCTCGGCAATGACACTTCAGAAAATGAAGAAAACAGCTGAAGATTACCTGGGACAGGAAGTGACAGAAGCAGTTGTAACTGTGCCTGCATACTTTAGTGATTCGCAGCGTCAGGCTACAAAAGAAGCCGGAGAGATTGCTGGTTTAACAGTACGTCGTATCATTAACGAACCTACTGCTGCATCGTTGGCCTACGGTTTGGATAAGATGGACAAAGACATGAAAATCGCGGTATTCGACCTTGGTGGTGGTACCTTCGATATTTCTATTCTAGAGCTGGGTGATGGTGTTTTCGAAGTAAAATCAACCGACGGTGATACTCACCTTGGTGGTGACGATTTTGATCAGGTGATTATCGATTGGTTAGCTGACGAGTTTAACAACGAAGAAGGCATTGACCTGCGCAAAGATCCAATGGCGTTGCAACGTTTGAAAGAAGCTGCTGAGAAAGCAAAAATCGAATTGTCGAGCTCTTCTCAAACAGAGATCAATCTGCCATACATTATGCCGGTTAACGGTATTCCAAAACACTTGGTAAAAACATTGTCTCGTTCAAAATTCGAGCAGTTGGCTGACACTTTGATCAACGCTACAATAGAGCCATGTCGTAAGGCATTGAAAAATGCAGGAATGTCGGCAAGCGATGTTGACGAAGTAATTCTCGTTGGTGGTTCAACACGTATTCCTGCTATTCAGGAAAAAGTAAAAGAGTTCTTTGGTAAAGAAGCTTCAAAAGGTGTAAACCCTGACGAGGTGGTTGCAATTGGTGCAGCTATTCAGGGTGGTGTTTTAACCGGTGAAGTAAAAGACGTTCTGCTGCTTGACGTAACTCCGCTTTCGTTAGGAATTGAAACCATGGGTGGTGTAATGACCAAGTTGATTGAGTCGAATACAACTATTCCGACTAAAAAATCGGAAACATTTACTACTGCTGCCGACAATCAGCCTTCAGTAGAAATTCATGTTCTGCAAGGTGAGCGTCCAATTGCATCGGGTAACAAAACTATCGGTCGTTTCCATTTAGATGGAATTCCACCGGCACCACGTGGAGTACCACAGGTTGAGGTAACTTTCGATATCGATGCTAATGGTATTCTGCACGTACATGCAAAAGATAAAGCAACTGGAAAATCGCAGTCGATCCGTATTGAGGCTTCTTCAGGTCTTTCGGATGATGAGATCAACCGCATGAAATCGGAAGCTGAAGCTAACGCAGAAGCAGATAAGCAAGCAAAAGAAACCGCAGATAAAATCAACCAGGCTGACAGTTTGATATTCCAGACTGAGAAGCAGTTGAAAGAGTATGGTGACAAATTACCTGCCGACAAAAAAGGCCCGATTGAAGATGCATTGAAAAAATTGAAAGAAGCTCATGCTTCAAAAGATTTGGCTGCAATTGATGCTGCAATGAACGAGTTGAACACCGTATTTCAGGCAGCTTCGCAGGAAATGTACAACGCTTCGCAAGCTCAAGGTGGTGCTGAAGGACCTCAGGGAGGACCACAAGCTGATCCGAATGCTGGAGCACAAGGTGGTGATTCAAAAGGAGATGACGGTGAAGTAACCGACGTTGACTTTGAAGAAGTGAAATAA
- the xseB gene encoding exodeoxyribonuclease VII small subunit — MAAKKVSYSEAMAEIEEILEKIENEELDVDELAEKVKRVSVLLKTCKDKLTKTNEQVEQILKEMED; from the coding sequence ATGGCAGCTAAAAAGGTTTCATACAGCGAGGCGATGGCCGAGATAGAAGAAATTCTTGAAAAAATAGAAAACGAAGAACTGGATGTGGATGAACTGGCCGAAAAAGTAAAGCGCGTTTCGGTGTTACTGAAAACCTGCAAAGATAAATTAACCAAAACCAACGAACAGGTGGAACAGATTTTAAAAGAAATGGAAGATTAA